One region of bacterium genomic DNA includes:
- a CDS encoding glycosyltransferase family 2 protein, whose protein sequence is MHRILVIIPAFNAHSTINGILSVLNQFKDRSRPLDIDLDTLVVDDGSEPRLETHLNSGYGHIITHTLNKGKGAALKSGFKFASDEKYNYVVTMDADGQHDPNQLLEMVSFGLRGDYDLVIGERNISLKSMSLGRFLSNKITTKIIRRMSGLDIKDSQCGFRFIKIDLLDKIELHTDNFDTESEFLLRASKYKIQYSNFPIPTINNLSHSHINHLRDTVRFIRLLLKSI, encoded by the coding sequence ATGCACCGCATTCTCGTTATCATACCTGCTTTTAATGCCCATTCAACAATCAATGGCATTTTATCTGTTTTAAATCAATTTAAAGATCGTTCCCGACCGCTTGATATTGACCTAGACACGCTTGTTGTAGACGACGGTTCAGAGCCCAGGCTAGAAACTCACCTTAATTCAGGCTACGGACATATTATTACACACACACTCAATAAAGGCAAAGGCGCTGCTTTAAAATCAGGTTTTAAGTTTGCTTCCGATGAAAAGTATAACTATGTCGTAACGATGGATGCCGACGGACAGCACGATCCCAATCAACTGCTTGAGATGGTTTCGTTTGGGTTGCGCGGCGACTACGATTTGGTTATTGGCGAGAGAAATATAAGCTTAAAATCAATGAGTTTGGGGCGTTTTCTCTCTAACAAAATTACCACAAAAATTATTCGTAGAATGAGCGGTTTAGATATTAAAGATAGTCAATGCGGTTTTAGGTTTATCAAAATTGATCTACTGGATAAGATTGAGTTGCATACGGATAATTTTGATACCGAATCTGAATTTTTACTTCGCGCTTCAAAATATAAGATCCAATATTCTAATTTTCCGATTCCAACAATCAACAATTTATCCCACAGTCATATCAATCACTTGCGTGATACCGTCCGCTTTATACGGCTTTTACTGAAATCTATTTAG
- a CDS encoding SO_0444 family Cu/Zn efflux transporter, which produces MLESIFISIADTLVDASFYLLIGFILAGILRGLFTVEMLGKHLGDSSWKSVWKAALIGVPLPLCSCSVVPVGMSLKKNGASNGATMSFLVSTPETGVDSIAVSYAFLDPIMTIIRPIAAFITAIVSGSLENIFGSQKQNDTIQQTDDPQTSCNCSTNCNNETDKIVETRFDRLKSGIVYAFTDLLGDVAYYLLLGLIASGILSAIIPENFFIDVMHSPLVNMMIMLAVGIPIYVCASASTPIAAALIMKGITPGAALVFLLAGPATNISTIALVRSKLGQRSLIIYLFSIAMIALAMGSLTDSVYSYFDIKPQVSIGTMHDVIPESIHIISAVIFLPILLLACFREIRHRFFK; this is translated from the coding sequence ATGTTAGAATCTATTTTTATATCAATTGCCGATACACTTGTTGATGCGTCATTTTATTTACTTATTGGTTTTATCTTAGCAGGTATACTGAGAGGTCTCTTTACAGTTGAAATGCTCGGTAAGCATCTTGGGGATTCTTCTTGGAAGTCGGTATGGAAAGCGGCTCTGATAGGAGTTCCCTTGCCGTTATGTTCATGCAGTGTGGTTCCGGTCGGAATGTCGTTGAAAAAAAACGGAGCCAGTAATGGCGCTACAATGAGCTTTCTAGTGTCCACTCCGGAGACAGGAGTGGACTCCATCGCTGTATCGTATGCTTTTTTGGATCCTATCATGACGATTATTAGACCCATTGCGGCATTCATTACTGCCATAGTCAGTGGTTCACTTGAAAATATTTTTGGGTCACAAAAACAGAACGACACTATACAGCAAACTGACGATCCGCAGACTTCGTGTAATTGTTCAACAAATTGTAATAATGAAACTGACAAAATTGTAGAGACGCGATTTGATCGTTTAAAATCAGGAATTGTTTATGCCTTTACGGATTTACTGGGTGATGTAGCTTATTATTTACTTCTTGGGCTGATTGCCTCTGGCATTTTATCGGCAATCATACCAGAAAACTTTTTTATTGATGTGATGCATAGCCCGCTGGTGAATATGATGATAATGCTTGCGGTGGGAATTCCAATATATGTGTGTGCCAGTGCGTCAACACCCATAGCCGCTGCTTTGATCATGAAAGGCATTACTCCAGGAGCCGCACTGGTTTTTTTGTTAGCAGGGCCTGCAACGAACATTTCAACGATTGCGTTAGTGCGTTCTAAACTTGGGCAAAGGTCACTAATTATTTATTTGTTTTCTATTGCTATGATTGCATTGGCAATGGGGTCATTAACTGACAGTGTATATTCCTACTTTGATATAAAGCCGCAAGTATCTATAGGTACGATGCACGATGTGATTCCGGAGAGTATTCATATTATTAGTGCCGTGATATTTTTACCTATATTGCTGTTAGCTTGTTTCCGTGAGATCAGACACCGTTTCTTTAAGTAG
- the rpsU gene encoding 30S ribosomal protein S21, translated as MLSTIVRKNEPIEKAIRRFETEVRKARIIQTCIEKSNYVSPSERKHIAHKRKKRNTGNA; from the coding sequence ATGTTATCAACGATTGTTCGGAAGAACGAACCCATTGAGAAAGCTATCCGTCGTTTTGAAACAGAAGTGCGCAAGGCGCGGATTATTCAAACATGTATCGAAAAATCAAACTATGTCAGCCCTAGTGAACGAAAACATATTGCCCATAAACGAAAAAAACGTAATACGGGCAACGCATAA
- a CDS encoding VCBS repeat-containing protein translates to MIVRYSLFLLCAAGVLYSQNYFKDTEALTFYDQDGMIPYASHGGMYVPKTEFADIDSDGDPDLFIVQTDGRITHYMNSGVEGPLRWLWITDNFASLEVNQWVRFIDADADGDLDLFCGVSGARMGYYKNEGSAVNAHFVLQTETVLDTLNAPVLTEDQTVPVFKDIDSDGDYDFFSGRSVGTLSYYENVGNEHSFLLKFITDAFQDIAIITPAKRSEEQRHGASAVCFFDIDDDRDPDLFWGDFFSTGLYFLPNLGDSAHPFIPDTATSTYPSRQLKTLGYNMPSFVDADGDGDGDLLVSVLYREEDRDNLWYYRNIGTPQSAQFQLITKNLLQNIDVGRNAHPIMADLDNDGRLDIILGSYSGAILFYRQTANGVFQSNSSWFVTIPQDEFITAPALGDIDNDGDLDLFVGKFDGKIMFYRNTGSSTSPEFTLENQFYANLDIGNNSSPFLSDFEGDGDLDLIIGEESGEVQLISNNGTLLNPDFSTATVTLIAANGLSDAVPILLDWDGDSDRDLIVGYKDGTLRYYERQNANVFQEIAGKFSTIKVTGQAVPFALDWDNDGDRDIVCGNLRGGIEFYRAGTQKPIIKIPNKQKIRSDSSWTYRLIANGNPAPRWQILSGPSSLKCDSISGIVQWKPGVTDIGTHVVEVRAYNIDGADTVKFEINVSVYEESPLQLLCNSPNPFDERTSIVMKVNKTMEVKACIYDVRGGLVHRLVNGQLSPGIYKREWNGKNTHGNKVASGIYFVTVVANGKTYSRKILFIK, encoded by the coding sequence ATGATCGTTAGATATTCTCTATTTCTTCTATGCGCGGCGGGCGTACTTTACTCGCAAAATTATTTCAAAGATACCGAAGCGTTGACATTCTACGATCAGGATGGCATGATCCCATACGCATCGCACGGCGGGATGTATGTACCTAAGACGGAGTTTGCAGATATTGATTCGGATGGTGATCCGGATTTGTTCATCGTACAAACCGATGGACGTATAACGCATTACATGAATAGCGGCGTGGAAGGGCCTTTGCGGTGGCTATGGATAACGGATAATTTTGCCAGTTTAGAAGTGAATCAATGGGTACGTTTTATTGATGCCGATGCGGATGGGGATTTGGATTTATTTTGTGGGGTTTCCGGTGCACGTATGGGTTACTATAAGAATGAAGGGAGCGCGGTAAATGCACATTTTGTGTTGCAAACGGAAACCGTGTTGGATACCCTCAATGCACCCGTCTTAACGGAAGACCAGACTGTACCCGTTTTTAAAGACATTGACTCTGATGGTGATTATGATTTTTTTTCTGGTAGAAGTGTCGGAACACTGTCGTATTATGAAAATGTGGGGAACGAACACAGTTTTTTATTAAAATTTATTACTGATGCGTTTCAAGATATTGCGATCATCACCCCTGCTAAGCGAAGCGAAGAGCAAAGACATGGTGCAAGCGCAGTTTGTTTTTTTGATATAGATGATGATCGGGATCCGGATTTATTTTGGGGCGATTTCTTCAGTACGGGTTTGTATTTTTTACCAAATCTTGGCGATTCGGCGCATCCTTTTATTCCGGATACGGCTACATCTACTTACCCATCGCGGCAGTTAAAAACATTAGGATACAACATGCCTTCGTTTGTAGACGCCGATGGTGACGGCGACGGTGATCTTTTGGTAAGCGTACTATACCGTGAAGAAGACCGGGATAATTTGTGGTATTATAGAAACATAGGAACACCGCAATCGGCCCAATTTCAGTTAATCACAAAGAATCTATTACAAAACATTGATGTCGGTCGTAACGCCCACCCCATAATGGCTGATCTGGATAACGACGGCCGGTTGGATATTATCCTTGGTAGCTATAGCGGGGCGATCCTATTTTATCGTCAGACAGCCAACGGGGTTTTCCAAAGCAATTCTTCATGGTTTGTCACAATACCACAAGATGAATTTATTACGGCACCTGCTTTAGGAGATATAGATAATGACGGCGATTTGGATTTATTTGTCGGAAAATTCGACGGTAAAATAATGTTTTACCGCAATACTGGCAGCTCAACGAGCCCGGAATTCACATTAGAAAATCAATTTTATGCAAATTTGGACATAGGCAATAATAGCTCGCCATTTTTATCAGATTTTGAGGGCGACGGCGATCTGGATTTGATTATTGGAGAAGAGAGTGGAGAAGTTCAACTCATATCTAATAACGGCACTCTGTTAAATCCTGATTTTTCTACGGCAACCGTTACATTAATCGCTGCAAACGGTCTTTCCGATGCCGTCCCCATATTATTGGATTGGGATGGTGATTCGGATCGAGATTTGATCGTAGGCTACAAAGACGGAACACTACGCTATTATGAGCGGCAGAATGCAAATGTATTTCAGGAGATCGCAGGAAAGTTTTCGACTATTAAAGTGACAGGCCAAGCTGTGCCGTTTGCTTTAGATTGGGATAATGACGGTGATAGAGATATAGTGTGCGGTAATTTGCGAGGCGGTATCGAATTCTATAGAGCCGGTACACAAAAACCAATCATAAAAATTCCAAACAAACAAAAAATTCGATCGGATTCGTCATGGACGTATCGTCTTATCGCCAACGGTAATCCTGCGCCGCGTTGGCAAATATTATCAGGGCCCTCATCACTGAAGTGCGATTCGATTTCCGGTATAGTGCAGTGGAAACCGGGGGTTACGGATATAGGCACTCATGTCGTAGAAGTGCGTGCCTACAACATAGACGGAGCCGATACAGTTAAATTTGAGATCAACGTTTCAGTGTACGAAGAAAGCCCGCTCCAACTACTTTGCAACAGCCCCAACCCATTCGATGAACGAACCAGCATCGTTATGAAAGTAAATAAAACGATGGAAGTGAAAGCATGTATATACGATGTGCGGGGTGGCCTGGTGCATAGATTAGTTAACGGCCAACTTTCGCCAGGGATATATAAGCGTGAATGGAATGGAAAAAATACGCACGGTAATAAAGTAGCCAGCGGTATATATTTCGTAACGGTCGTAGCTAACGGGAAAACCTACTCTCGAAAGATTTTGTTTATCAAATAA